GCCTCCCGCGACACGACGGGATCGCCGCCCTTGGCGAGTCGGATATAGACCGGCCCCGGCATGTCTAACGTCTGCGGCACGAACCGCGCCATCTCTTCTTTGTCGACCGGTGCCACGACCGTCATGTTGGGGAGTGCACGCATGATCGAAAGATCCTCGACCGCTAGATGCGTCGGCCCGAGCGGTGCGTAGACAAGTCCGCCACCGTTGCCGATGAGACGGACCGGTAGGTTGTGGAGACAAAGGTCGACCGCGACCTGTTCGAAGCACCGCCGCGTAATGAATGTCGCGATGGTGTTGACGTAAGGAATAAACCCCTCCATCGCCAGACCCGCAGCCATGCCGATAATGTTTTGTTCGGTCACCCCTTCCATGAAAAACCGGTCGGGCATTTCTTCTTTAAACTCGTCGAGCGTTCCGGCGCCGAGATCGGAGCCAATGAACACCACACGCGGGTCACGCCGCGCCAGTTCGTAAACGCAATCGAGGCTGGTCTTGCGCATGGCTATGCGAGCTCCGCGTACATGGCGGCGACATCGTCGTCGCTGATTTTGGATTTGTGATGCCAGTCGGGATTGCCCTCGGCAGCAGCGATACCCCTGCCCTTCACGGTATGGCAAATGATCGCCGAGGGCTTGTCTCGCTGGAACGGCACGGCAGAAAGGACGCGGTGCAACTGCGCGACGTCGTGCCCATCGACCTCGTGTACCGCGAAACCGAATGCGCGCCACTTGTCGGCCAAAGGTTCAAGGT
Above is a window of Alphaproteobacteria bacterium DNA encoding:
- a CDS encoding transketolase C-terminal domain-containing protein, whose amino-acid sequence is MRKTSLDCVYELARRDPRVVFIGSDLGAGTLDEFKEEMPDRFFMEGVTEQNIIGMAAGLAMEGFIPYVNTIATFITRRCFEQVAVDLCLHNLPVRLIGNGGGLVYAPLGPTHLAVEDLSIMRALPNMTVVAPVDKEEMARFVPQTLDMPGPVYIRLAKGGDPVVSREADGFTIGKAILMRDPGDFLLVSTGVMTNRALAAADALAMAGGLQCGVLHMHTVKPLDDAALLDLAGRVRGIITLEEHTLVGGLGSAVNDLLGDRLGRKAPPVLRLGIPDRFPDKYGTQDDLLGYYGLQPDAIANSVREFAAVT